A region of Pyxidicoccus parkwaysis DNA encodes the following proteins:
- a CDS encoding trimeric intracellular cation channel family protein: protein MSRESYALLILDLMGTFAFALNGALTAVRAARLDIVGVITLGMITAIGGGIIRDVLLNRLPPATFQDWRYLAVAAAGALIAFAFAHLLRRLSLSIMILDAVGLSVFAITGATKALDFNIGPAQAIILGTISAVGGGTIRDAFLGRVPTVMRDDLYAVPALVGATIAVVASLLGFYGPVTAIGAATACFLLRVAGVHFNLRAPRPPGTRDRAAPPGQD, encoded by the coding sequence ATGAGCAGGGAATCATACGCACTGCTCATCCTCGATTTGATGGGGACCTTCGCGTTCGCCCTCAACGGCGCACTGACCGCTGTGCGCGCCGCGCGCCTCGACATCGTCGGCGTCATCACGCTCGGCATGATCACGGCGATTGGCGGCGGCATCATCCGCGACGTCCTGTTGAACCGGCTGCCGCCCGCGACGTTCCAAGACTGGCGGTACCTCGCGGTGGCGGCAGCCGGCGCGCTGATCGCCTTCGCGTTCGCCCACCTCCTTCGCCGGCTCTCCCTGTCGATCATGATTCTCGACGCCGTGGGGCTGAGTGTGTTCGCCATCACGGGCGCGACCAAGGCCCTCGACTTCAACATCGGCCCCGCTCAGGCAATCATCCTCGGCACGATCTCGGCGGTGGGCGGCGGAACGATTCGGGACGCGTTCCTCGGCCGTGTCCCCACGGTCATGCGCGACGACCTGTATGCAGTCCCCGCTCTCGTGGGCGCGACCATCGCTGTTGTCGCAAGCCTGCTCGGGTTCTACGGACCGGTGACGGCGATAGGCGCTGCAACGGCGTGCTTCCTCCTCCGGGTTGCCGGCGTGCACTTCAATCTCAGGGCGCCACGCCCCCCAGGGACGCGCGACCGGGCGGCGCCTCCCGGGCAGGACTGA